One genomic region from Microaerobacter geothermalis encodes:
- a CDS encoding ABC transporter permease, protein MKALLQPFNQGRKHPFWVIVQKEVSDHIRSWRYIILLILIALTGIGSLYTAMMTIRDAASADDVVKSFLFLKLFTISDGTLPPFITFIGFLGPLIGIALGFDAINSERNKGTLSRLMSQPIHRDYVINAKFVAALIVISVIFFALGFLVMGLGLIAIGIPPTPEEFWRIIFFIILSIFYVAFWLNLAILFSVKFRQAATSALTSIAIWIFFSVFFTMIINLVANATLPSQAANPEEILSYQQFVQNLMRLSPSQLFSEATTTLLTPSVRSLGPLTMEQIYGAIPSPLPLGQSLLLVWPQLTGLIAATMVCFALSYVSFMGQEIRSR, encoded by the coding sequence ATGAAAGCACTTTTGCAACCTTTCAATCAGGGGAGGAAACATCCCTTCTGGGTAATTGTGCAAAAGGAAGTGTCTGACCATATTCGTAGCTGGCGCTATATCATACTCCTTATTTTAATAGCGTTGACCGGAATCGGTTCCCTCTATACGGCCATGATGACTATCCGAGATGCCGCATCGGCTGATGATGTGGTCAAATCTTTTCTATTTCTGAAGTTGTTTACCATATCTGATGGAACGCTTCCGCCGTTTATTACTTTTATCGGTTTTTTAGGGCCGTTGATCGGTATTGCTCTGGGTTTTGACGCAATTAATTCCGAACGGAACAAGGGGACTTTAAGCCGGCTCATGTCCCAGCCGATTCACAGGGATTACGTAATTAATGCCAAATTTGTGGCCGCTTTGATTGTGATCAGTGTTATCTTTTTTGCCCTGGGATTTCTCGTCATGGGTCTAGGTCTGATTGCCATCGGAATTCCACCGACACCTGAAGAATTTTGGCGTATCATCTTTTTTATCATTTTAAGCATTTTTTATGTGGCCTTTTGGCTGAATCTAGCCATTCTGTTTTCTGTAAAATTCCGTCAGGCTGCCACCTCGGCATTGACAAGTATCGCTATTTGGATATTCTTTAGTGTTTTCTTTACGATGATTATAAATCTGGTGGCCAATGCCACCCTCCCTTCTCAGGCAGCGAATCCGGAAGAGATCTTAAGTTACCAGCAATTTGTACAAAACCTGATGAGACTTTCACCTAGCCAATTGTTTAGTGAAGCGACGACTACTCTGTTGACTCCTTCCGTCCGAAGTCTTGGTCCGCTAACCATGGAACAGATATACGGAGCTATTCCAAGTCCCCTTCCTTTAGGGCAAAGTCTTTTACTGGTTTGGCCGCAACTAACCGGATTGATTGCAGCCACCATGGTTTGTTTTGCTTTATCCTATGTTTCCTTTATGGGACAAGAAATTCGTTCACGGTAG
- a CDS encoding ABC transporter ATP-binding protein — translation MSQSIIELKDLTKKYGEHTAVDHLSLTVNRGEIFGLLGPNGAGKSTTILMMLGLTEPTSGTVRVCQMDSTRQPLLVKKKVGYLSDDVGFYEELTGMENLIFTAQLNQLPLKVAKERAETLLKRVGLEDAASKKTGTYSRGMRQRLGLADVLIKQPEVIILDEPTLGIDPEGVRDFLELIQRLSRDDGITVLLSSHHLHQVQQICDRVGLFVSGRLLAVGDIHTLSMTLFSQEPICIEVKVTSPSEYLLQKLKETDGVLKIDSDGQWLRIGCSRDISSIIARTIVECGASLHHLTQKQYGLDEIYHRYFEGRD, via the coding sequence ATGAGCCAATCCATTATTGAACTGAAGGATCTTACCAAAAAATACGGGGAGCACACCGCCGTTGATCATTTATCCTTAACCGTTAACCGGGGAGAAATATTTGGCCTTTTGGGACCAAACGGAGCGGGAAAATCAACAACTATTTTAATGATGCTGGGATTGACCGAGCCTACATCCGGTACGGTTCGCGTCTGTCAAATGGATTCCACCCGGCAGCCTCTTTTGGTCAAAAAAAAGGTAGGTTATCTTTCCGATGACGTAGGTTTTTATGAAGAACTCACGGGAATGGAGAATTTAATTTTTACAGCACAGTTGAATCAGCTTCCACTTAAAGTAGCAAAGGAACGGGCGGAAACCCTTTTGAAACGGGTCGGACTAGAAGATGCGGCTTCTAAAAAAACCGGTACCTATTCCAGGGGCATGAGGCAGAGATTGGGATTGGCTGATGTCTTGATCAAACAGCCAGAGGTTATTATTCTAGATGAGCCAACCCTGGGTATTGATCCGGAGGGTGTACGCGATTTCCTTGAATTAATTCAAAGGCTGAGCCGGGATGATGGGATTACCGTTTTGCTGTCATCCCATCATCTTCATCAGGTTCAGCAAATCTGTGATCGGGTTGGATTGTTTGTCAGCGGCAGGCTGTTGGCCGTGGGAGACATTCATACTCTTTCCATGACACTGTTTTCCCAGGAACCTATTTGTATCGAAGTTAAGGTCACCTCACCATCAGAATATTTGCTCCAAAAGCTAAAAGAAACCGATGGTGTGCTTAAAATTGACAGTGACGGTCAATGGTTGCGCATCGGGTGCAGTAGAGATATTTCTTCAATAATTGCCCGGACTATCGTAGAATGCGGCGCTTCCCTGCATCATTTAACACAAAAACAGTACGGATTAGATGAAATTTACCACCGTTATTTTGAAGGGAGGGATTAG
- a CDS encoding COG1470 family protein yields MNRPRKKQLNILLTLLLGVVLLAPTTADAAEPLVLYTPYTDISVTPGESINYSIDVINHSNAIQKVKLSVEGAPDDWEYQLTSGGWSIREIAVLPNASRTVSLEVDVPLEVNKGAYRFYVTAEGKTSLPITINVTEQGTYKTELTTDQPNMEGKADSTFTFEAALKNRTADKQLYALTSDAPRGWDVQFKVDYKNVTSVSVEANSSKDIDIEITPPEKIKEGIYKIPVKAAAGSTSAVTELEVVITGSYDLELSTPTGLLSTDVTAGDEKKLEIKVTNKGTADLRDIKMDADTPINWEVDFEPKTINKLEAGKSVEVMATIKADKKAIAGDYVVNMSASAPEASSDAQFRVAVKTSLLWGWLGILIILLVIGGVYYLFRTYGRR; encoded by the coding sequence GTGAACAGACCGAGAAAGAAGCAATTAAACATTCTTCTTACACTGCTGCTGGGGGTGGTGTTACTCGCGCCAACAACGGCTGATGCAGCCGAACCTTTGGTGTTGTATACACCATATACCGATATTTCGGTCACTCCCGGTGAATCGATCAATTACTCCATTGATGTGATTAACCATAGCAATGCCATACAGAAAGTCAAGCTCTCTGTGGAAGGAGCTCCCGATGATTGGGAGTATCAATTGACTTCAGGAGGGTGGAGCATCCGGGAAATTGCTGTTCTGCCCAATGCATCGCGAACGGTTTCTTTGGAAGTTGATGTTCCTTTGGAAGTTAATAAAGGTGCGTACCGTTTTTATGTGACAGCGGAAGGGAAAACCTCCCTCCCTATCACCATTAATGTCACCGAACAGGGAACATACAAAACCGAGCTGACAACCGATCAGCCGAATATGGAAGGAAAAGCAGATTCAACTTTCACATTTGAAGCCGCATTGAAAAACCGAACCGCAGACAAACAGTTGTATGCCCTGACCAGCGATGCTCCACGGGGTTGGGATGTCCAATTTAAAGTGGATTACAAGAATGTTACTTCTGTAAGTGTGGAGGCCAATTCTTCCAAAGATATTGATATTGAAATCACTCCGCCTGAAAAAATCAAGGAGGGAATCTACAAAATTCCAGTGAAAGCAGCAGCCGGTTCTACCTCGGCTGTTACGGAACTGGAAGTGGTGATTACAGGCTCTTACGATTTGGAATTAAGTACCCCAACGGGGCTTTTAAGTACAGACGTGACTGCCGGAGATGAAAAAAAATTAGAAATAAAAGTGACAAATAAGGGAACTGCCGATCTACGAGATATTAAAATGGATGCGGATACTCCGATCAATTGGGAGGTGGACTTTGAACCGAAAACCATTAATAAGTTAGAAGCAGGGAAATCAGTTGAAGTGATGGCAACCATCAAAGCGGATAAAAAAGCCATTGCGGGTGATTACGTCGTAAATATGTCAGCCTCAGCTCCTGAGGCATCATCAGATGCGCAATTCAGAGTAGCAGTTAAAACCTCTCTTTTATGGGGTTGGCTTGGGATTTTGATTATTCTTTTGGTGATTGGCGGCGTCTATTATCTTTTCCGAACCTATGGGAGGCGGTAA
- a CDS encoding RNA polymerase sigma factor: MFNQTDEIRRILDDMKNGSIVAFDQFYDRFAPFVFRIALGIVKEQMEAEDICHDVFLEVFSKVEQFDPMRGSVESWLAVKTRSRCLDRLKRKKFVVTCQLEESKSLEGSSGNSAEAHVLSKLERETIYEAMKRIPVSQQQAVYGMYYESQSQRELSQKLGRPLGTIKSLVRYGLNNLRKQLSQLGWVEASGGGKKDD, encoded by the coding sequence TTGTTCAACCAAACTGATGAAATTCGGAGAATACTTGATGATATGAAAAATGGATCTATTGTCGCTTTTGACCAGTTTTATGACCGCTTTGCACCCTTCGTCTTTCGCATTGCATTGGGGATTGTTAAGGAACAGATGGAAGCGGAGGATATCTGCCATGATGTATTTTTAGAGGTTTTTTCAAAGGTAGAACAATTTGACCCGATGCGGGGAAGTGTTGAGTCCTGGTTAGCAGTGAAAACAAGAAGCCGGTGCCTGGACCGTTTAAAGCGCAAAAAATTCGTAGTTACCTGTCAACTAGAAGAGTCCAAGTCCTTGGAGGGATCAAGCGGGAATTCCGCTGAAGCCCATGTTCTGTCAAAATTGGAGCGGGAAACCATATATGAGGCGATGAAAAGAATTCCTGTGTCCCAACAACAAGCCGTTTACGGGATGTATTACGAATCCCAAAGTCAACGAGAGCTTTCACAAAAATTGGGCCGCCCCCTTGGAACTATTAAATCATTGGTCCGATATGGGCTAAACAATTTACGAAAACAGCTGTCTCAGCTGGGATGGGTTGAAGCATCCGGAGGTGGGAAAAAAGATGACTAA
- a CDS encoding anti-sigma factor, whose protein sequence is MTKPFCGWIEEEVVDFVLGKLSPTKQKQFKLHLESCHACAALYHEWSEILNNESIHQMQQASLNPSPSLKRRLRFHLILKKGLSFLSLHPSVSFSMIGFIVLVALVIGLFPNQNQPSGNGNILAEQNQVFQEIPMMADPRTVRYEAVPVISSDIRGYVWVNDSSNEMLLLVKGLPPLSNNDYQVWFISANKRSNVGLLNLENQIAHLYFRGGKIEQVENIAVSIEPKGGSHTPTGPDTVYINLKK, encoded by the coding sequence ATGACTAAGCCATTTTGCGGGTGGATAGAGGAGGAAGTGGTTGATTTTGTCTTAGGAAAGCTGTCTCCAACGAAGCAGAAACAATTTAAACTTCATTTGGAAAGTTGCCATGCTTGCGCCGCTTTATATCATGAATGGTCAGAAATACTAAATAACGAGAGTATACATCAGATGCAGCAGGCATCTTTAAATCCATCCCCCTCTTTGAAAAGGAGATTAAGATTTCACCTGATCTTAAAAAAAGGGCTGTCTTTTCTCTCTTTACACCCTTCTGTATCTTTTTCAATGATTGGGTTTATTGTTCTGGTTGCACTCGTCATCGGATTATTTCCGAACCAAAACCAACCGTCTGGCAACGGGAATATCCTTGCGGAGCAGAATCAAGTGTTCCAGGAAATTCCAATGATGGCAGACCCCAGAACGGTGCGGTATGAAGCAGTTCCCGTGATATCATCGGATATTCGAGGATATGTCTGGGTCAATGATTCATCGAATGAAATGCTGCTATTGGTCAAAGGACTGCCGCCTTTGTCAAATAATGATTACCAGGTCTGGTTTATTTCAGCCAATAAACGATCCAATGTGGGTCTCTTAAATTTGGAAAATCAAATTGCCCATCTGTACTTTCGAGGTGGAAAGATTGAACAAGTTGAAAATATCGCCGTCAGTATTGAGCCCAAGGGGGGAAGCCATACTCCCACAGGCCCGGATACGGTGTATATCAACCTGAAAAAATAA
- a CDS encoding aldo/keto reductase, which yields MISHISDCTVLNNGVKMPWFGLGVYKAKDGDEVIHAIKAALKAGYRSIDTAAFYENEVGVGKAVKESDIPREELFITTKVWNSSQGYDSTLAAFEESRRKLGLDYIDLYLIHWPVKGKYKDTWRALEKLYKEGYVKAIGVSNFQIHHLQDLMADSEIIPMVNQVEYHPYLTQKELHNFCKTRNIQLEAWSPLMRGQIFDHPTIQEISGKYQKTPAQVILRWDLQNEVVTIPKSVHEHRIIENADIFDFELSPEDMARIDGLNMNKRIGPDPDNFDF from the coding sequence ATGATTTCTCATATATCTGACTGTACGGTATTAAACAATGGGGTAAAAATGCCTTGGTTTGGACTGGGTGTATACAAGGCAAAGGATGGAGATGAAGTGATCCATGCCATAAAAGCAGCGTTAAAAGCAGGTTACAGAAGCATTGATACGGCCGCCTTTTATGAGAATGAAGTTGGTGTAGGGAAAGCGGTGAAGGAATCAGATATACCCCGGGAAGAGCTGTTCATCACCACAAAAGTATGGAATAGCTCACAGGGTTATGACTCTACTTTAGCCGCCTTTGAAGAAAGCCGTAGGAAACTTGGTTTGGACTATATTGACCTGTATCTGATTCATTGGCCCGTTAAAGGCAAGTATAAGGATACATGGCGGGCCCTCGAAAAATTGTATAAGGAAGGTTACGTTAAAGCCATAGGAGTCAGCAATTTTCAAATTCACCATTTGCAAGATTTAATGGCAGACAGTGAAATCATCCCCATGGTGAACCAGGTGGAATACCACCCATATTTAACCCAAAAGGAACTGCACAACTTCTGCAAAACCCGTAATATTCAATTGGAGGCATGGAGTCCGTTAATGAGGGGACAGATCTTTGATCATCCCACCATACAGGAAATCAGTGGGAAGTATCAAAAAACTCCTGCCCAAGTGATTCTCCGTTGGGATCTTCAGAACGAAGTGGTCACCATCCCTAAATCGGTTCATGAGCATCGCATCATAGAAAATGCCGACATCTTTGATTTTGAACTTTCTCCCGAAGATATGGCCAGAATAGACGGACTAAACATGAACAAGCGAATCGGGCCGGATCCCGACAATTTTGATTTTTAA
- a CDS encoding MFS transporter encodes MSLHNPPLWTKDFVLISLSNLFLFTSFQMLIPTLPAYVEDHGGDEFAVGLVIGLFTISALLTRPFAGKALDTIGRRKVLFSGLLIFIASVMGYYWMTSVLLILLIRLIHGIGWGMATTTYGTIVSDLIPPQRRGEGMGYFGLSSNLAMAIGPFFGIWVMNEYGFGVLFFISTILVISAALLSQIIHYHNTPEIGKEEKSSRLNGLLERKAFFPSLLVMLLAFTYGGIVSFITLFGDEVHIKNVGWFFLANAGMIMLIRPFAGMLFDKKGHVWVLLPGALFSIAGLFLLSYTTNLYTLIISSILYGAGFGTIQPSLQAWTIHRVAPERRGAANGTFYSAFDLGIGAGAMLLGLVAKWSSYSMMYRLSVFFLGLYLVIYVYYLIKGKKEPPHPS; translated from the coding sequence TTGAGTCTTCACAACCCTCCACTTTGGACGAAGGACTTTGTATTAATTAGTCTGTCCAATTTATTCTTGTTCACCAGCTTTCAAATGTTAATCCCCACTTTGCCGGCCTATGTAGAAGACCACGGTGGTGACGAATTTGCGGTGGGTCTTGTGATCGGTCTTTTTACGATCTCCGCATTGTTGACCCGTCCCTTTGCCGGTAAGGCCCTCGATACCATCGGAAGGAGAAAGGTTTTATTCTCCGGACTCCTTATCTTTATTGCCTCTGTTATGGGATACTATTGGATGACTTCTGTATTACTCATTTTACTGATTCGATTGATTCATGGAATAGGTTGGGGGATGGCGACGACAACTTATGGAACCATCGTATCGGACCTTATTCCTCCACAGCGCAGAGGTGAAGGTATGGGTTATTTCGGACTTTCCTCTAATCTTGCCATGGCTATTGGACCATTTTTTGGGATATGGGTGATGAATGAGTATGGGTTTGGGGTGCTTTTTTTTATTTCTACGATCTTAGTCATTTCGGCAGCTCTCCTCTCTCAAATCATTCATTATCATAATACCCCTGAAATAGGAAAAGAGGAAAAGTCTTCCCGGTTAAACGGACTTCTCGAAAGGAAAGCCTTTTTCCCCTCTCTCCTCGTCATGCTGTTAGCCTTTACATATGGGGGGATTGTCAGTTTCATTACCTTATTTGGGGATGAAGTGCATATCAAAAATGTAGGCTGGTTTTTCTTAGCCAATGCAGGAATGATTATGCTGATCCGTCCCTTTGCCGGTATGCTGTTTGACAAAAAAGGACATGTTTGGGTATTGCTCCCCGGGGCCCTCTTTTCCATTGCCGGTCTCTTTCTTCTTTCTTATACGACGAATCTATACACTCTTATAATATCCTCCATTCTCTATGGTGCCGGGTTTGGAACCATTCAACCCTCTCTTCAGGCATGGACCATTCACCGTGTTGCTCCTGAACGAAGGGGAGCGGCCAATGGCACCTTCTACTCCGCCTTTGATTTAGGAATTGGTGCCGGAGCGATGTTATTGGGCCTGGTTGCTAAATGGTCAAGCTATTCGATGATGTATCGTTTGTCGGTTTTTTTCTTGGGATTATATCTTGTGATTTATGTTTATTACTTGATAAAAGGAAAGAAAGAACCCCCACATCCATCATGA
- a CDS encoding glutamine--tRNA ligase/YqeY domain fusion protein: MENNTGSSHFIRNIVIEDLKSGKHDQIITRFPPEPNGYLHIGHAKAIVLNFDLADEFNGKTNLRFDDTNPLKEDKEFVEAIKEDIKWLGYDWDGLYFASDYFEEMYNRAVLLIKKGKAYVDDLSAEEIREYRGTLTEPGKESPYRNRTIEENLNLFERMRKGEFKDGEKVLRAKIDMSSPNLNLRDPVLYRISHTTHHNTGDKWCIYPMYDFAHPIEDAIEGVTHSLCSLEFEDHRPLYDWVVQECEMESQPRQYEFARLNLTNTVMSKRKLKLLVDEGYVDGWDDPRMPTISGLRRRGYTPESIRNFCREIGVAKSYSVVDAQMLEHFIREDLKLKAPRTMAVLRPLKVVITNYPEEQMEMLEAENNPENPEMGVRQVPFSREIYIEQDDFMEDPPNKYFRLFPGNEVRLKHAYFIKCHDVIKDENGNVVEIHCTYDPETKSGTGFTGRKVKGTIHWVDAKHAKPAEFRLYEPLILNEEKEEGKTFLDYVNPNSLEILQGYVEPGMMDAKPQDKFQFFRHGYFNVDPKHTTGKKLVFNRIVSLKSSFDIKKNK; encoded by the coding sequence ATGGAAAACAATACTGGTTCTTCTCATTTTATTAGAAATATCGTCATCGAAGATCTGAAATCAGGAAAACATGATCAAATCATTACTCGTTTTCCACCGGAACCAAATGGCTATTTGCATATTGGACATGCAAAGGCCATCGTGTTGAATTTTGATCTGGCTGATGAATTCAATGGAAAGACAAATTTGCGGTTTGATGATACGAACCCGTTAAAGGAAGATAAAGAATTTGTTGAGGCGATCAAGGAAGATATAAAATGGCTGGGGTATGACTGGGACGGATTATATTTTGCTTCGGATTATTTTGAAGAAATGTACAATCGGGCTGTGTTATTAATCAAAAAAGGAAAAGCTTATGTAGACGATCTCTCTGCTGAGGAAATCAGAGAATACCGCGGGACATTAACAGAACCGGGAAAAGAAAGCCCCTATCGAAATAGAACCATTGAAGAAAATCTCAACTTATTTGAGCGGATGAGAAAAGGGGAATTTAAAGATGGGGAGAAGGTCCTTAGGGCGAAAATTGACATGTCATCTCCCAACCTGAATTTAAGAGATCCGGTATTGTATCGCATATCCCATACGACCCATCATAACACAGGAGACAAATGGTGCATTTATCCAATGTATGATTTTGCCCATCCGATTGAAGATGCCATCGAAGGAGTCACCCACTCCCTGTGCAGTTTGGAGTTTGAAGACCACCGCCCTTTATATGACTGGGTGGTTCAAGAATGTGAAATGGAAAGCCAGCCCAGGCAATATGAATTTGCCCGGTTAAACCTGACCAATACGGTCATGAGCAAAAGGAAGCTGAAGCTGTTGGTGGATGAAGGTTATGTGGATGGATGGGATGACCCCAGGATGCCCACCATTTCCGGGTTAAGAAGAAGGGGTTATACACCGGAATCCATTCGCAACTTCTGCAGGGAGATTGGAGTAGCCAAAAGTTATAGTGTCGTCGATGCACAAATGCTGGAGCACTTTATCAGGGAAGATCTAAAATTGAAGGCACCAAGAACCATGGCAGTATTAAGGCCATTAAAAGTCGTCATCACCAATTACCCCGAAGAACAGATGGAAATGTTGGAAGCAGAAAACAACCCAGAGAATCCTGAAATGGGAGTAAGGCAAGTACCTTTCTCAAGGGAAATTTATATCGAACAAGACGATTTTATGGAAGACCCGCCAAACAAATATTTTAGACTGTTCCCAGGAAATGAAGTTAGATTAAAGCATGCTTATTTCATCAAATGTCATGATGTGATTAAGGATGAAAATGGAAATGTGGTAGAGATTCATTGCACTTATGATCCCGAGACCAAGAGCGGAACCGGTTTTACCGGAAGAAAGGTAAAGGGGACGATCCATTGGGTGGATGCCAAACATGCAAAACCTGCAGAATTTAGGTTATATGAGCCATTGATACTGAATGAAGAGAAAGAAGAAGGAAAGACCTTCCTTGATTATGTAAATCCAAATTCATTAGAAATTCTCCAAGGATATGTAGAACCCGGCATGATGGATGCAAAGCCCCAAGACAAGTTTCAATTTTTTAGACATGGATACTTTAATGTTGATCCAAAACATACCACAGGCAAAAAATTAGTCTTCAACCGTATTGTATCTTTAAAAAGTTCCTTTGATATCAAAAAAAATAAATGA
- a CDS encoding L-threonine 3-dehydrogenase: MKRILVTGALGQIGSELVMKLRDIYGTHNVIATDIRRNESEIVQSGPFETLDVTDAKRMFDIAKKYQVDTIVHLAALLSATAEIKPLLAWNLNMGGLINALEVAREQKCKFFTPSSIGAFGPSTPKDNTPQDTIQRPTTMYGVNKVSGELLCDYYYNKFGVDTRGLRFPGLISYMTPPGGGTTDYAVEIYYEAIQNGSYTSYIAKGTYMDMMYMPDALNAIITLMEADPVKLKHRNAFNVTAMSVEPEDFANEIRKHIPNFEMNYNVDPVRQSIAESWPNSIDPTAAVEEWDFKVEYDLTKMTQDMLHKLREKFFVAGVR; this comes from the coding sequence ATGAAAAGGATACTGGTAACAGGGGCATTGGGGCAAATCGGATCGGAACTTGTGATGAAACTGAGGGATATCTATGGAACCCATAATGTGATCGCAACAGATATTCGAAGGAATGAAAGCGAAATTGTCCAATCTGGTCCCTTTGAAACCCTTGATGTAACAGATGCAAAAAGAATGTTTGATATCGCCAAGAAATATCAGGTGGATACCATTGTTCACTTGGCGGCGTTATTGTCAGCCACAGCAGAAATAAAGCCTCTTTTAGCCTGGAATTTAAACATGGGTGGATTAATCAATGCATTGGAAGTGGCAAGGGAACAGAAGTGTAAATTCTTTACGCCCAGTTCCATTGGAGCATTTGGACCTTCTACTCCAAAAGACAATACTCCACAGGATACCATCCAAAGACCCACAACCATGTACGGAGTAAATAAAGTATCCGGTGAATTGCTCTGTGACTACTATTATAATAAATTTGGCGTTGATACCAGGGGTCTTCGTTTTCCGGGATTAATATCGTATATGACACCCCCAGGGGGCGGAACCACCGATTATGCGGTCGAAATCTATTATGAAGCGATTCAGAATGGAAGCTATACTTCTTATATTGCCAAAGGAACCTACATGGACATGATGTATATGCCGGATGCGTTAAACGCCATTATTACCTTAATGGAAGCAGACCCGGTAAAACTAAAACACAGAAATGCATTTAACGTAACCGCCATGAGCGTGGAACCGGAGGATTTTGCAAATGAGATACGAAAGCATATTCCGAATTTCGAAATGAATTATAACGTTGATCCGGTGAGACAGAGTATTGCCGAAAGCTGGCCGAACTCTATCGATCCAACCGCAGCGGTGGAAGAATGGGACTTCAAGGTAGAATATGATTTGACAAAAATGACTCAGGATATGCTTCATAAGTTAAGAGAAAAGTTTTTCGTGGCGGGAGTCAGATAA
- a CDS encoding glycine C-acetyltransferase: MSSKALENFLKENLSELKSKGLYNVIDPLESPNGPVIKIEGKELINLSSNNYLGLATDERLKEAAIEAVREYGVGAGAVRTINGTLELHIKLEEKLAEFKHTEAAIAYQSGFNCNMAAISAVMDQNDAILSDELNHASIIDGCRLSKAKIIRFNHSDMDDLRTKAKEAKESGQYNKIMVITDGVFSMDGDIAKLPEIVEIAEEFDLITYVDDAHGSGVLGNGAGTVKHFGLSAKIDFQIGTLSKAIGVVGGYVAGKKDLIDWLKVRSRPFLFSTALPPGDIAATIKAIDILMNSTELQHRLWDNANYLKKGLLDLGFKVGESETPITPCMIGEEKLTQEFSRKLYEEGVYAKAIVFPTVPRGSGRVRNMPTAAHTREMLDQAISIYEKVGKEMEII, encoded by the coding sequence TTGTCAAGTAAAGCGTTGGAAAATTTTTTAAAGGAAAATTTGTCAGAGCTGAAATCCAAAGGGCTTTACAATGTGATTGACCCTTTGGAAAGTCCCAATGGACCGGTGATCAAAATTGAAGGGAAAGAGCTCATCAATTTGTCATCCAACAATTATTTGGGACTAGCAACGGATGAAAGACTGAAAGAAGCTGCTATTGAAGCCGTCAGAGAATATGGAGTAGGTGCCGGTGCAGTAAGAACAATTAATGGGACATTGGAACTTCACATCAAACTTGAAGAAAAATTGGCTGAGTTTAAGCATACCGAAGCTGCCATTGCGTACCAATCCGGATTTAACTGCAATATGGCTGCCATTTCCGCTGTGATGGATCAAAACGATGCCATCCTGTCAGACGAGTTGAATCACGCTTCCATCATTGATGGATGCAGATTATCCAAAGCCAAGATTATCCGTTTCAATCATTCAGATATGGATGATTTGAGAACCAAAGCAAAGGAAGCCAAAGAATCCGGACAATACAATAAAATCATGGTCATCACCGATGGAGTTTTTTCCATGGATGGAGATATTGCCAAACTTCCGGAAATTGTAGAGATCGCAGAAGAATTTGACCTGATTACCTATGTCGATGATGCACATGGTTCAGGTGTATTGGGAAATGGGGCAGGGACGGTAAAGCATTTTGGACTTTCAGCCAAAATTGATTTTCAGATCGGGACGCTTTCCAAAGCGATCGGAGTCGTGGGCGGATATGTAGCAGGGAAAAAGGACTTAATCGACTGGTTAAAAGTAAGAAGTAGGCCATTCCTGTTTTCCACCGCTTTGCCGCCTGGAGATATTGCGGCAACCATTAAAGCGATTGACATCCTCATGAACAGTACAGAACTGCAGCACCGGTTATGGGATAACGCAAACTATTTAAAGAAAGGACTCCTTGATTTAGGCTTTAAGGTTGGAGAAAGTGAGACTCCTATCACTCCCTGTATGATTGGAGAAGAAAAACTGACCCAGGAGTTTAGCAGAAAGTTGTATGAGGAAGGGGTTTATGCAAAGGCAATCGTTTTCCCAACCGTTCCGAGGGGATCAGGTCGAGTTAGAAATATGCCGACGGCAGCCCACACAAGAGAAATGCTCGATCAGGCGATCTCCATTTATGAAAAAGTAGGAAAAGAGATGGAAATCATTTAG